The following are encoded in a window of Providencia rettgeri genomic DNA:
- the acpP gene encoding acyl carrier protein, producing the protein MSTIEERVKKIIVEQLGVKEEEVVNTASFVDDLGADSLDTVELVMALEEEFDCEIPDEEAEKITTVQAAIDYVENASK; encoded by the coding sequence ATGAGCACTATCGAAGAACGCGTTAAGAAAATCATCGTTGAACAACTGGGTGTTAAAGAGGAAGAAGTTGTAAATACAGCTTCATTTGTTGATGACTTGGGCGCTGATTCTCTTGACACAGTTGAGCTGGTTATGGCTCTGGAAGAAGAGTTCGATTGCGAAATCCCTGACGAAGAAGCTGAAAAGATCACAACAGTACAGGCTGCGATTGACTACGTCGAGAACGCATCTAAATAA